TTCAAAGATTTAGCcggtattttgtcatttttcgttagtttgctcaaaatattatgatattttttaaaattactcgataaccaaaatattgagacttttctgaaaattactgtggaattaatggatattactattatttaaaatatcattaCACAATGATTCTTGAACATATagatattttattatgttttttaacttaatTACCATCTAACCTCCATACATTACCCGGTAACAACCATCAAATCACACACATCTATCAAGAGTGAAAAATAAACTTTGAATGACAATTTAAATAGATAATCACCCTTCACTTGTTTCTGATGGCGATGACCGGGTTTGACCCGTGGAGTCCTTGGTAAATCGGACCCCAGCCGATTTAGCTAAGGCTAATTTAGTAATTAAAGTTGAAGGTTTATCTTGTTTTGAGTTTTAAGGACCTATGCTTATCTCGTTGTTTGTTACCTAGGTTTTAGgagttttttttatttctttcctTGGTATTTATCTTTGGATTAGAAGAAAAACACGACTCAGATTTTAATGATTCTTTCTGGAATGAATTTACCCTCCTGGGAAAACTTTGCTTGATTTTTCTTGTCTCTTGCTAGTCATTAGAAATAggcatcagttggtatcagagcctagagcTCAGAAGTTATCTATGGCAAACAACGGACGAGGACCTCGACAACAGCCCCGTAGAAACGCCAATAGAGGCAATGAAGACAATTTGCGAGATCCACGTGACATTGAGGAAATTGCACGGCTACAGCAACGAGTCCGGGACTTGGAATTGCAACAGGAAGAACGTGTTGAGGAGACAGAGACGGACACTAGAATCTGGGATGATGGTGCGGGGTTTGGCAACCCATTTGGTCGGAGACGACCTTGTCGAGAGACACAAGCGACTGACCAAATTCGTAACCTTGGGGTCAAGATTGAAATTCCCGATTTTGATAGGAGAGCTCAAGTAGACGAGTTTATCGATTGGCTGAGCACAGTTGAACGCGTTTTTGAGTTAAAGGACATTCCCGATAATCTGAAGGTAAAACTCGTGGCCCTTAAACTTAGAAAATATGTTTCGTTATGGTGGAATCATGTCAGGAAGACGAGGGTTCAGGAAGGAAGATCGAAAGTTGAGACATGGGACAAAATGAAGAAACTGTTGTGCGAGAAGTTTCTTCCAACAAACCATCGACAAGAGGTCTTCTTGGAGTACCATAGCTTGTCCCAACGGGCGTCTACCGTTGAAGGATTCATTAACGAATTTGACAGATTACGAATGCGGTGTGGAACCGAATAACAAGAGGAGCAGGTTATTGCCCGTTTCTTGGGTGCGTTAAGGCCTGGGATCTCTGATTTGGTGCAACTCCAGCCATATTAGACCCTCACCGATGTGTGTAGTCTAGCCTTAAAGGTTGAGAAACAACTCAAAGGGAAAAACAAAAGTGTTGGCTCTAAATGGGGAACCACCAAAACCGATGTTGTTCGATCTCCATCAAATTTCTCACCTGCGAGTGGAAGTAAGCCCAGCCCAAGAAAGGTTGAAGGTACCCGTGGACCAGCTACATCTTCTACGACTCACACCACCAGATTAAATCGTTGTTTCAAATGCCAAGGAATAGGTCATTTCGCACGAGATTCTCCTAATCAGCAACTTGTTACGCTCACTGAAGACTTACAACCCACGTTTGACACTGAAaacgaagaagacgaagaagaagaagaagagagaagcaAGATCATTTATCCAGACAAGGGTGAAGCTTTGGTAGCCCAGCGAGTTCTTAATGTTACACCTACCTCTACAATTGACGACACTTTATGGCTTCCTAACAACATCTTTCGCACAAAATGCACAACCAAGGGTAAAGTATGTACTCTCATCATTGACGGGGGTAGTTGCGAGAACATGGTAGCCCTGAGTATGGTGGAAAAACTAGCACTACCAGTAGAGCCACATCCAGATCCTTATCAGTTGACTTGGCTGAAGAAAGGGAATGTTGTCAAGGTTAGTCAACGGTGTCTTGTACAATTCTCCATCGGGAATAAGTATTCTAATGAAGTGTGGTGTGAGGTAATCCCCATGGATGCATGCCACGTATTATTGGGGCGACCTTGGCAATATGATCGACGTACAAAACATGACGGTTTCAAAAATACGTATTCGTTTAGAAAAGATGGGATTAATGTCACGCTAGTACCCCTCGACACCCGAGAGACGGGAACCGAAGCCCTCATCCTAACAAAATCGGCCTTCCTCGACTTTACCCAACACACTACACCCCCGATTATGTATGCTCTCTTGATCGTAGAACAAAATAAACTTCGTACAGAGACACCACTTGCGGTTCAACCTCTTCTTACAGAATTCCAAGATGTGTTTCCTGATGAAATACCCGCCGGATTACCACTCATGAGAGAAATCCAACACTGCATAGACTTTGTCCCCGGTGCAATCATACCAAATAAACCAGCGTACAGGATGAATCTGAAGGAGTTTGAGGAGTTACATAGACAGGTGACCGAGCTTCTTGAAAAAGGGCTTATTCGGGAAAGCATGAGTCCTTGTGTTGTCCCTGCATTATTAGTACCTAAACAAGGAGGTACctatcggatgtgcattgatagTCGGGCCGTAAATAAAATCAGTATCAAGTACCGCTTCCCTATACCCCGTTTTGAGGACCTTCTTGACCAGTTACATGGCACGTCAATCTTTTCTAAAACCGACCTTTGTAGTGGTTATCACCATATTAGAATGCGCCCCGAGGATGAGTGGAAAACAACCTTTAAGACACGTGATGGGCTTTACGAGTGGATGGTCATGCCATTTGGCCTCTCAAACGCCCCTAGTACGTTCATGCGCTTGATGAATCATGTGTTTAAAACCCTCATCAGTCACTGTGTTGTAGTCTactttgatgatatcttggtgtttAGCAATGATGTGGGTCAACATCTTCGACACTTACGAGAAGTTTTTTCTATCTTGCAAGACCAAAAGCTATTTGCAAACCGCACTAAATGTCAATTTTTGTCACCTGAAGTTCTTTTTTTAGGCTATATAGTTTCAGGAAATGGCATACGCATGGATGAGTCTAAGGTAGAAGCTATCACAACTTGGCCCACACCTACATCTGTTCATGAGGTTAGAAGCTTTCATGGGTTGGCTTCATTTTATCGTAGGTTTATTCGAAAGTTTAGCTCCATAGTTGCCCCTATTACCGACTTCATCAAGGGAAGTCAATTCATTTGGACGACCGCAGCTAATCGTGCCTTTGaagaattgaaaaaaaaaggtCACTCAGGCCCCTGTGTTAGCATTACCGAATTTTCATAGTACTTTTCAAGTAGAATATGATGCGTCAGGAGTGGGAGTCGGCGGTGTCCTGAGCCAAAACAGTCGACCCATTTCTTTTTTTTAGTGAAAAACTAAATGAAGCAAGACAAAAGTACAGCACGTATGATAAAGAATTTTATGCGATTATTAGAAGCCTCGAGTATTGGCGCCACTACCTCTTACCTGGTGAGTTTATTCTGTATTCAGACCACCAAACCCTCCGGTTTATTAATGGTCAACATAAGCTCAACCCAAGACATGCTAAGTGGGTGGAGTATCTTCAAGCTTTTTCCTTTGTCATCCGTCACAAAGCAGGGACGAGCAACACTGTCGCTGATGCGCTTAGTCGACGAAGATTGATGCTCACGTCGTTACAGATCCAAGTAGAGGGATTTGAAGTCTTTCGTGGTCTTTATCTTGATGATCCGGACTTTTCAGATGTGTGGAAACAGTGTCATGAAACTGCAGGGGTATCGGTTAAGAACTACTCAATAAATGATGGGTTCTTATTTAAAAAACATCAGTTGTGTGTTCCAAAGTGTTCACTAAGGGATGCGATAATCTTAGAAAGTCACCAGGGAGGGTTAGTCGGGCATTTTGGAAGAGATAAAACAGTCAAGTTAGTGCAGGAACGTTTttttttttggcccaaaatggttaCTGATATTTCACGTATAATTGAAAGGTGTCGAAGTTGCCATGTGGCCAAGTCGCAACATTCAAACGCGGACCTCTACACTCCTCTGCCAGTCCCGGAGGGACCGTGGGAAAATGTTAGTCTGGATTTTGTTGTTGGTCTCCCTCGCACACAGCACCAAAAAGACTCAACTATGGTTGTGGTTGATCGGTTCTCTAAAATGGCACATTTCGTTCCATCTGCCAAGACATATGATGTCacgccccaaaaccaagaacgacggaaacgttctggggcgaaggacatcatgtacagtatcacaacaatgaaaagtagtaaacaagcaacaacatcatccattgcattaataatataattttaatacaagtgttctgtcaaattataatagacactaaataataaatcaaaatgaaagatgcgtcttgaacgagcaccatcttccctaaaccttgcatcggtacctgtctatggttgacctgaggatacaagttattttgaaagagagtatcagctttaaagctggtgagatcataagtattttagtgtcttaatttgtaagtaagtatttgtatgtgtatggattgtaagtattaaaaatgtatatgaactgtaagtattaaaagtgtatatgaattgtaagtatgaaaatgtttgtaaaacaactatagacgtttgaaaaaccctagaaatccctatgattcctactattataacagggagtcgtctaccaagacttaactgatctatatgtagccttctacacaggcatctagtgtctgtgtgtgtctcttgtaagagtgtgtattttcccaagtctgactatcattaaccaaaaagatagtttctacattaccgtgcgtcgtgtgaatgttcacgaagtgaacgtaatgggaaaatgaaatagtactatggtgtagtgtcgaactacaaccgtactaattacctaaAGTCTAGagtaattcttctaagtactgtagcatttgaaataaataactacatcggtactcaattgccttatttgagggataaggtataatgtgatggctagatcccaggctaaacgctcccctgtcaaagggattttgggacctacccacgaccgctgcatgtatgcaagccgtgagcatccacattactatgatcatgtatactcgatataactatcacaattgcgttgtgattcatcggtatagttagatcatgaacttgttccatgctatagcacctagtgacgtctgtcctatgtatatgtaagcgtactcatgtaagtgtgatcatgtaattgtactcatgtaaatgtgatcatgtaattgtactcatgtaagtgtaatcatgtaaacatatctatgtaatagtatagtaatgtactgtaatgttctagctgtaatgtatgttctctctatctagcaagtattgactcatgaatgaactgactcattgtatgatatcgcgttcttgtaatagttctagtatcttcctaaactacccatatggtagtttactagtaatctaactggtacgtatggacatggatgtatacccttgctacccaagggcagtggatgaactggaaggacctttatgactatatatgtacacatgatatataactaatatttaaacggccttcggatgggtacccgatatcccaccagaccacatctcaagcgcgaaaaggaaatagggtggatagccttcctaagtcattTAAACATTCctcatataaatatacatatataggcatgcaatttataatataaaagtataaagtaagttttgtaaaacctttgaacataattattatctaagaaaagatcgacttgatgtcaatctataaaacggtttgaaggcatgggtttgataaaatagtttaagtataaagaaacatttgtttgaaacacaattgtaaataagtttgaaatgaaacatacaaagtaaaaggtacagtgtaataaggagttttaaacac
The genomic region above belongs to Lactuca sativa cultivar Salinas chromosome 4, Lsat_Salinas_v11, whole genome shotgun sequence and contains:
- the LOC111919588 gene encoding uncharacterized protein LOC111919588, producing MANNGRGPRQQPRRNANRGNEDNLRDPRDIEEIARLQQRVRDLELQQEERVEETETDTRIWDDGAGFGNPFGRRRPCRETQATDQIRNLGVKIEIPDFDRRAQVDEFIDWLSTVERVFELKDIPDNLKVKLVALKLRKYVSLWWNHVRKTRVQEGRSKVETWDKMKKLLCEKFLPTNHRQEVFLEYHSLSQRASTVEGFINEFDRLRMRLALKVEKQLKGKNKSVGSKWGTTKTDVVRSPSNFSPASGSKPSPRKVEGTRGPATSSTTHTTRLNRCFKCQGIGHFARDSPNQQLVTLTEDLQPTFDTENEEDEEEEEERSKIIYPDKGEALVAQRVLNVTPTSTIDDTLWLPNNIFRTKCTTKGKVCTLIIDGGSCENMVALSMVEKLALPVEPHPDPYQLTWLKKGNVVKVSQRCLVQFSIGNKYSNEVWCEVIPMDACHVLLGRPWQYDRRTKHDGFKNTYSFRKDGINVTLVPLDTRETGTEALILTKSAFLDFTQHTTPPIMYALLIVEQNKLRTETPLAVQPLLTEFQDVFPDEIPAGLPLMREIQHCIDFVPGAIIPNKPAYRMNLKEFEELHRQVTELLEKGLIRESMSPCVVPALLVPKQGGTYRMCIDSRAVNKISIKYRFPIPRFEDLLDQLHGTSIFSKTDLCSGYHHIRMRPEDEWKTTFKTRDGLYEWMVMPFGLSNAPSTFMRLMNHVFKTLISHCVVVYFDDILVFSNDVGQHLRHLREVFSILQDQKLFANRTKCQFLSPEVLFLGYIVSGNGIRMDESKVEAITTWPTPTSVHEVRSFHGLASFYRRFIRKFSSIVAPITDFIKGSQFIWTTAANRAFEELKKKGHSGPCVSITEFS